From the genome of Chelonoidis abingdonii isolate Lonesome George chromosome 13, CheloAbing_2.0, whole genome shotgun sequence:
ACCCTCCCTTCATTCTGAAACAAAGCTTTAGAGTAGTCAACAAATTGGTACGGGGTGAATGAAACATATCCTCCCATCGTATATTTGTCCAGGCCCCATTTCTTAATCACATGTTTATCGCAGACGTTCTGGATATAAGTCTTGGGCAGTTGGTGGATTTCTGCCAGGTCCTCCAGCACCACATCAACACACTTTTCGTCATCGAGGGGAATGAAAAATTCAGCATCATCCACCCAGGTGTAGGAAGCCAGGATCACCCCTACTCCACTGGAGAAATTGTGGCCGGGGTAGTAGATGAACCTGGATGGGCGATCAGTGATTGACCTCCCATTATAGATTCCATCCTTCTGCCAAAATTTTTCAGAACAGATCAAAAATATCTTAGTGGCTCTTGCGTAATGAATGGAGCGCAGGGCATGGGTCTTCTTAGCAGAAAGAGGTGGAGAAAATTTAATGAGCCGTGTGGCTTTTGCCGTGGCAGTGACAAGGACATAGTCGGCCATCACAGATAAGGGGAATGGGGAGTGTGGTCTGCGGTAAAACACTTTCACTTGGTCATTGTCTTGTAGTATCTTCACTACTGGGGAGTCAAATATAACGTTCCTGTGAATATCCTGGTAGAAAGCCTGCGGAAGCTGATCGAATCCTCCCGTGATCTCATCATAACTGAAAGAAAGGTGGGGAAAAGATGATAGTCCAACAGTTACAGCATCTGACCACAGTTATCTGAGAGAACGCCACAAGAGTAATAGGCAGAGCTTGCATAATAGGAGAGAGAATCTAGCCTCCATTGACTGTACAACTCTAGCTTGTTTTATTAGAGCGGAATGCTAGGTCTGCGGTAATTAAGCTTAAGGCTACCTTTCAGTTTAAAGCTTGTTTCTTCTAAACACTCTAAAATCCCCATGGTTCTCAGATTGCCTTGAAAGTAGGTGTGCCTCATGGAGGCGCTGGATGGAATTAATGAGCCATGATTTGGGATCATTTGACCAAGGGCTACAACACAGCTATGGTCCAATATGCCCCTAGCACATATTCACACTGTTGAGTTAATTATTGAATGCCATCAGAATTCACTTGGTTAGTAGATGTGGACACTTTCAGTAATGCCAAGCTCATTTCCTGTGAAAGTGTCCCCAGCCTTTCGTGGCTATAAATCTATAGCAATGAGCACCTACCCTCTATGACAATTCAGACCATCAGTGCCTACTTCAGAGAAGGCAACTAGCTGCACTGCTAGATGAGATGACAAATGAATGAGATAGGAGGAGGCTGACAGATAGATGCATGTACTGAATAACGGATGGATACCTAGACAGGTCCTGCCATTGACACATTGTGCTTCCACATACAAAGCAAGTAAATAAAGACGATTTTCTACTCACGTCTTCTCAGAGAAGGTGGTAAAGATCATGACAGAGTAAAGAAATGACATGTGGAATAGACCATCTTCATTCATCACGTCACCAATCATGTCAATGGCTCCTCTACTTAAATTTCCTTCTTTAATCAAATACTCCTGGGTGGGGAAGAGTGGAGATGGTGAAAGGCACATGCATATTATATACCCATTGAGAAATGACAGTCAAAGggatatttcatttcaaatgaaCACAGGAATTACTCAACATCAGTGAGGCAGGGGAGGTGTCAAACCATTCACTACCCTCCAGTGTGATTTGTCTTCTTCCTCATTACCAATCTCTCATCCCTTTTGAGTCACCGGGTTAAAGCCTGACCTGAGTGAAGTCAAtcagagctttgccattgacttcaatggggccaggatttcactcaaagtGTCCCTACTGAGATATCATTGTCTTTGATTAAAGAACCATGGTCCAGCCCAAAATCTCCTGTGGGGTCAAAATAATGATGGGTAGAGCCACAGAGGAAGGTTATCTGATAGAAATAACTGTGGATGAAGATTCATAGCTGGATGTCACACAACGAGCTGGGGTGGGTAGAAGAGATGCCAAGCTGGTTGCACAGGACTGGAATAGGGTCATGTCTTCATGACACACACACTGGAAGTATGGTAGCACTGAGACCACTCATTTTCTATGGGTTGGAGATTTGGGTAGGGAAAAACAGAGATAATGTGGATCCATGTCCCTGCCCTCTCCATGCCACAAATCAGAGCCAGGAAGACCCAAAGGGAAAGTGTGCGGTGTTCCAGGAAGACCCATGAAGTGAGCATACAAACTCTGCCCAGCCAGGATCTTTAGGAGGGATCTGATGCATTATCTCCTACCATGTACTGTGTACACCTGGCAAGATCTATCCCACGAGGAGTTCCATTGGCTAATGTGAGGAAAGATTTAGAAAATTGGCACCTTTAGATTTAAAGTTACTGGAATACCAACTTCAATTACCTTGGTGGAAAAGGAGTCATATTTCTCTTTCAGAGCACTGCAGTTTGTTGTCACCTGGGGAGCAACCAAGAAAACAGTCGCTAGTTTCACAATCACACCTCTACCTTTGCAGATTGGTTATTTTCCCTGTTTGCGATCATGTACTTACAGATGGTATCCTAGTGCATATGCCCAAGGAGGCAGGACATGAAATGACTGCTGAGGTGAAAGAGCTgttaacaaaatctttttaatagtGCTCTTGTTTTCTGCTCCTACAATGCTCCAGCTGACTGAACTGTTTTCACTGAGAcagtccaaacagcaaaaataaatagactaaatgtaaaattttcaaaagtgaatataaggcctaactcccatttccagaagtgacttaggtacttaagggccagattttcaaaggtatttagacatctaaagatgcagataggcagctACATGGatttccaaagcacctaaatgCCTAAGTCTCATGGAATATTATGAGCTAGATTCACAATGGGACTTAGTAGTTGCAACACTCAACATCACAATGCCTAACTTTCTTTGCCTGGAAGACtgctgggattcacaaagcctgagtcatGTGCTCAGGCTCTCTACAATCAACAGCGTGCTCTAAGCGCTGAAGAACagaatccacaaaagccagcacatggAATCACCTAAGCCAGCCAATGGGAAACACCAAGGAAAGTGATGTGTCTtaagccccaccccctccatttTAGGGAGTTCAGCACCTATCTCCGCTTTGGATTCTAAGCCGTAAGCTCATAGCTTTTACCCCAGTGGTTAGCGGATTTCCACAATGTGGGAGACCACCAGTTCATGTTCCCCATCTAGCTTATAAGGAGGAGTCTCCCACCTTACAGGTGAGTGTCTCATGGGGGCCTCCCTTAGTCTCTACTGTTAAAGCTGTTCCAGTTTGGATAAATAATTagtggagcagggggactggatttGGGGTCTCCCACATGAATGTCCTACCACTAGACCAGTGGCTCTTAACTTTTCCAGACTACGCTAGGTGCTGTGGGTGCTGCTGCACTctctggcttgaaatggtttctgtTATAtagagggtttacagtttggttcaagggctctcagcaccccccctATACAAATTGTCCAAGCAACCCTGACTGTACTCCTTGCAGGAGGCTGATttatcttgcatacccccaagtttcacctcacttgaaaacaacttgcttacaaaatcagacctaaaaatacaaatgtgtcacAGCCACTATTACTGAATaaatgctgactttctcattttaccctataattataaaataaatcaactgaaatacaaatattgcacttacatttcagtgtgcagtacatagagcaatataaacaaatcattttctgtatgaaattttagtttgttctgacttcgctagtgctttttatgtagcctgttgtaaaagtaggcaaacatttagatgaattgatgtaccctgTGGAAGACCTCTgctttcccccaggagtacatgtaCCAAGGgtcaccagatagcaagtgtgaaaaattgagacgggggtgggggctaataggcacctgtataagacaaagccccaaatatcaggactgtccctataaaattgggacatttggtcaccctccacttgcccctggttgagaaccactgcactagactacagagtcattctcactctatTACTCTGgtgtaggctgaccagatagcaagtgtgaaaaattgggacaggtgctggggggtaattggagcctatagaagaaaaaaaaacccaaatattgggactgtccctataaaatcgggacatctggtcaccctactctggtGGCATCtatgtccctttgtgaatctagcctcaGGTGCCTCTCTCCATTTTTTAGATggtaaatacctttgaaaatctgtcctttaagagtatgtctacactgcaataaaacaccggCAACTGGCCCGTGTAAGTTGATTTGGGCTCACGGAGTTCAGGCTGctaggctataaaattgcagtatagatttTTGGGCTTGAGCTAGAGCCTGGGCACTGGGAACGCATAATGCGAGAGAGTTCCCAGTGCCCAAGCTCCAGCCAAAGCCCAaaaatctacactgcaattttatatctccatgagcccaagtcagcacACACTGGTGTTTTATTTCAGTGTGGACACACCCTGAGAGCCTAAGTCTCATGTGTACAACTATAATTTAGCAATGTTGTGTGCGTGTGTAAATCGACAAAGAAAACCAGCAAAACTCCCAGAAGTGAGAAGCCACCATCTATTCAATTTAACAGTTCTCTAACAGTGGTTAACTTCAAATTTTCAACAACCAAAAAAATCGGCATCTGGTTAGCCTACCACCAGCATGAGCTGCCACACTTCGAAGACAAGGGGCTGTCCCCTCAATGGTGCTACGTTCACCCATGTGTGTTGCTAGGACTTCCAGAGGCTTGTTCCATGGTTTTCTATGATGCAGTAGGCAAAGCCACTTTATATTTCATCCCTGGAACTCGTTTGTCCTCCTGAGCACCGCCACCccgggggaattgtgggaaggcactggaggccT
Proteins encoded in this window:
- the LOC116820394 gene encoding L-amino-acid oxidase-like, coding for MDRFFLLQIFLLVVVPSLQILPGRETRWEKCFIDPDYEELVAIAKNGLETGCRSKKVVIVGAGISGLTAAKLLKDAGCKVLILEASNRLGGRILTHREQDWYVELGAMRLPGHHRLVREFIKKLKLKLNPFYNSNDKGWYFVNNVRARAGEVERNPDILQYPVLPTERGKSASQLYNQTLDKVTTNCSALKEKYDSFSTKEYLIKEGNLSRGAIDMIGDVMNEDGLFHMSFLYSVMIFTTFSEKTYDEITGGFDQLPQAFYQDIHRNVIFDSPVVKILQDNDQVKVFYRRPHSPFPLSVMADYVLVTATAKATRLIKFSPPLSAKKTHALRSIHYARATKIFLICSEKFWQKDGIYNGRSITDRPSRFIYYPGHNFSSGVGVILASYTWVDDAEFFIPLDDEKCVDVVLEDLAEIHQLPKTYIQNVCDKHVIKKWGLDKYTMGGYVSFTPYQFVDYSKALFQNEGRVHFSGEHTAQPHAWIETSMKSAVRAARNIHGAINALPWQQEKKLKENEL